Proteins encoded in a region of the Prochlorothrix hollandica PCC 9006 = CALU 1027 genome:
- a CDS encoding DUF4114 domain-containing protein yields MVVQDGTLDELRQGVGRSVFFSQAGGMQVSEFSSTGVSLDFDDNGDGGFGNFRLNLQALQGQNSAIGLNRPRFTPASGLDLLQLDQDRLGTVTVYSEASFDNMVSFFMTNDRGDVVTAEGQVIAAAGSTDYIDALVNQGRLLGITLTADTSSASFLFKGGVTLAPFIIANGTYDNYQTSQVYTPFIGTNADGADHIRRLGDTAFGFEDQASGGDRDFDDLIINIKLAS; encoded by the coding sequence ATGGTGGTGCAGGATGGCACCCTGGATGAACTGCGCCAAGGGGTGGGGCGATCGGTCTTCTTCTCCCAGGCGGGGGGAATGCAGGTCAGTGAGTTCAGCAGCACTGGAGTCAGCCTGGACTTTGATGATAATGGCGATGGTGGCTTTGGCAATTTCCGCCTCAACCTCCAAGCCCTTCAGGGCCAGAACTCAGCCATCGGTCTAAACCGCCCCCGCTTTACCCCGGCTTCAGGGCTGGATCTGTTGCAGTTGGATCAGGATCGTCTGGGCACGGTGACGGTCTATAGCGAAGCCAGTTTTGATAATATGGTTAGCTTTTTTATGACCAACGATCGCGGCGATGTGGTCACCGCCGAGGGCCAAGTGATCGCGGCGGCGGGCAGCACGGATTACATTGATGCCCTGGTGAACCAAGGCCGACTCCTGGGCATTACCTTGACTGCTGACACCTCCTCCGCCTCCTTTCTCTTTAAGGGGGGCGTAACCCTGGCCCCCTTCATCATTGCCAATGGCACCTATGACAACTATCAAACCAGTCAGGTCTATACGCCATTCATCGGAACCAATGCCGATGGGGCGGATCACATTCGTCGCTTAGGGGATACGGCGTTTGGCTTTGAGGATCAAGCCAGTGGCGGCGATCGGGACTTTGACGACCTGATTATTAATATCAAATTGGCTTCATAA
- a CDS encoding esterase-like activity of phytase family protein: MAGTDRYLGTLDDDLLLAEDDFPAANSVVLGLGGDDELDAVPLVDSGGNNTLGGGSGADVLVGFQADRLLGDTDNDDLESDSFSGEPSRNLLWGGAGDDTLRPYRNDTVQGGAGQDHLYPGQGNNWLVGGRGDDVFWLGDGSSPPAAGNTIADFDPAVDSLHVSLAGVSSLSDLVLTQGSDGVTLTLANGGATLATLLHTTASDLVLGVTLFIAEPEGRNPGALGSPTSPAPIRSVTAMHYLGQDFLDDNGQDGTTVGGLSGLTYDPASGDYYALSEDGGTVDAARFYRFSLDLSDGSLADGDGAIAAVTLLSDLEGVLLPTGSLNPKAMALTDNGSVYIASEQDGNGIPWIREFSLSGQQLAELALPAAFLDDGSGQTGVRPNLALESLALSPTGQFLYTATEEALIQDGDRASTETGSAVRLVQYDLTGATPTTVAQFVYVTDAIPAAATATTADSNGLVELLALSDQGLLLALERSVTANGVGAKVYQVQLDGATDVSAVFSLVGFSGTTATKTLVLDLATLGIDLETLEGMTLGQPLANGNPTLILVSNDYFDAGVAQNNQILAFELEINRDPVFESASRVFSVSENSHQGTAIATVTATDPDGTTGLIYSLSAGNLDPDSDGNPAFAVNASSGALTVNDPDDLDFETSPSYGLTLTVTDPGGLTASTPVTVQITDVNEAPNFAAATGSVSLREHSSGGTLIQSLNATDPDGGDSLRFSITAGNGDRDGDGAVAFALDASTGALTVNDPDDLDFETANSLALTLVVTDLANLSDSLLLTVNLTNINEAPVLDGGDRSFSLRHDSSPGTAIATFAATDPDADDRLTYGLASGNFDGDGDGTAAFAVNPNTGELALTDPDDLDFGTDTSYELTLMVQDLEELADSLALTLTTLAVAPPSSRQDFQIREHLRRGTAIGQIQGQGSLPAGALTYGLVSNFDGDGDGQNAFSLSPGGLLTVNDGGDLDFEQQSVFSFAIEIAGDQGFRQTVFTTVTLEDRQDFGFDTSEGTPPGLFSLVEDTTLQLSVTAHSTPYTSEVVLFLVDDSQGRVNGLMDSDPGYLAALLQDPDRLQVALSVLASDNPSGLPSDFSLGEFSRLLSLAGGGTVGLYGGAGWHPG; the protein is encoded by the coding sequence ATGGCTGGCACCGATCGCTACCTCGGCACCCTTGACGATGACCTCCTCCTGGCAGAAGATGACTTCCCCGCTGCCAACAGCGTCGTGCTGGGCCTGGGGGGGGATGACGAACTGGACGCGGTTCCCCTGGTGGATAGCGGCGGCAACAACACCCTGGGAGGGGGCAGCGGCGCAGACGTTTTGGTGGGCTTTCAGGCCGATCGCCTGCTGGGGGATACCGACAACGACGATCTGGAATCCGACAGCTTCAGCGGCGAACCCAGCCGCAACCTCCTCTGGGGCGGCGCGGGGGACGACACCCTGCGGCCCTACCGCAACGACACCGTCCAGGGGGGCGCAGGCCAAGACCACCTCTATCCCGGCCAGGGGAATAACTGGCTGGTGGGAGGTCGGGGCGATGATGTGTTTTGGTTAGGGGACGGCAGCAGCCCCCCCGCAGCGGGCAACACCATCGCCGATTTTGATCCCGCCGTGGACAGCCTGCACGTCAGTTTAGCCGGGGTTTCCAGCCTCAGCGATCTAGTGCTAACCCAGGGCAGTGATGGGGTGACCCTAACCCTGGCCAATGGCGGAGCCACCTTAGCCACCCTGCTCCACACCACCGCGTCCGATCTGGTGCTGGGGGTGACCCTGTTCATTGCCGAGCCAGAGGGACGCAATCCGGGAGCCTTGGGATCGCCCACATCCCCCGCCCCGATTCGATCGGTCACCGCCATGCACTATTTGGGTCAGGATTTCCTGGATGACAATGGCCAGGACGGCACCACCGTCGGGGGACTATCGGGCCTGACCTATGACCCTGCCAGCGGGGACTATTACGCCCTGTCGGAGGATGGGGGGACAGTGGATGCGGCCCGGTTCTACCGCTTTAGTCTCGATCTCAGTGACGGTAGTTTGGCGGATGGGGATGGGGCGATTGCCGCCGTCACCCTCCTCAGTGACTTGGAGGGGGTGCTGTTGCCTACGGGTAGCCTGAACCCGAAAGCCATGGCTTTGACTGATAATGGCAGTGTTTACATTGCCTCAGAACAGGATGGGAACGGAATTCCCTGGATTCGGGAGTTTTCCCTGTCGGGCCAGCAACTGGCAGAGCTTGCCCTCCCCGCCGCTTTTCTCGACGACGGCAGCGGTCAGACGGGGGTTCGCCCCAATCTAGCCCTGGAGAGCCTCGCCCTCAGTCCCACGGGCCAGTTTCTCTACACCGCCACCGAGGAAGCCCTGATCCAGGACGGCGATCGGGCCAGCACCGAAACCGGCAGTGCGGTGCGCCTGGTGCAGTATGACCTCACGGGAGCCACTCCCACCACTGTCGCCCAGTTTGTCTATGTCACCGATGCCATCCCCGCCGCCGCCACTGCCACCACCGCCGACAGCAACGGCTTAGTGGAACTGCTGGCCCTCAGTGATCAGGGCTTATTGTTGGCCTTGGAGCGCTCCGTCACCGCCAATGGGGTTGGAGCTAAGGTATACCAAGTCCAGCTAGACGGGGCGACGGATGTCAGTGCCGTTTTCAGCTTGGTGGGGTTCAGCGGCACCACCGCCACCAAAACCCTGGTGTTGGATCTGGCCACCCTGGGCATTGACCTGGAGACCCTGGAGGGCATGACCCTGGGGCAACCCCTGGCCAATGGCAACCCCACCTTAATCCTGGTGAGTAATGACTATTTTGATGCGGGAGTTGCCCAAAATAACCAGATTCTGGCCTTTGAACTGGAAATAAATCGAGATCCGGTATTTGAATCGGCAAGTCGCGTTTTTAGTGTCTCTGAGAATAGTCATCAAGGCACGGCGATCGCCACCGTCACCGCCACGGATCCCGATGGCACCACGGGCCTAATCTACAGCCTCAGTGCCGGTAACCTGGACCCCGACTCCGACGGCAACCCCGCCTTTGCCGTTAACGCCAGTAGCGGTGCCCTAACGGTCAATGACCCCGACGATCTGGACTTTGAAACCAGCCCCAGCTATGGCCTGACCCTGACGGTCACTGATCCCGGTGGACTGACCGCCAGCACCCCCGTCACGGTGCAGATCACGGATGTCAATGAAGCCCCTAACTTTGCCGCAGCAACGGGCAGCGTCAGCCTGCGGGAACACAGCAGCGGGGGCACCCTGATCCAGAGCCTCAACGCCACCGATCCCGACGGGGGGGACAGCCTGCGGTTCAGCATCACCGCTGGCAATGGCGATCGCGATGGGGATGGGGCAGTGGCCTTTGCCCTGGATGCCAGCACTGGGGCACTGACGGTCAATGATCCCGATGATCTGGACTTTGAAACTGCCAACAGCTTAGCTTTAACCCTAGTCGTTACAGATTTAGCTAATCTCTCTGATTCTCTGTTGCTGACGGTTAATCTGACCAATATTAATGAGGCTCCAGTGTTGGATGGGGGCGATCGCAGTTTCAGCCTCCGCCACGACAGTTCCCCCGGGACCGCGATCGCCACCTTCGCCGCCACTGATCCCGATGCCGACGATCGCCTCACCTATGGTCTCGCCAGCGGTAACTTCGATGGGGACGGGGATGGCACCGCCGCCTTTGCGGTCAACCCCAACACAGGGGAACTGGCCCTCACCGATCCCGATGATCTGGACTTTGGCACCGATACGTCCTATGAACTGACCCTGATGGTGCAGGATCTGGAAGAACTGGCCGATAGCCTCGCCTTAACCCTGACCACCCTCGCCGTAGCCCCTCCCAGCAGCCGCCAAGACTTTCAGATCCGGGAGCATTTGCGCCGAGGAACCGCCATCGGCCAAATCCAAGGCCAGGGATCCCTGCCTGCTGGTGCCTTAACCTATGGCCTGGTCAGTAATTTTGATGGAGATGGGGATGGCCAAAACGCCTTTAGCCTCAGCCCTGGGGGTCTGCTGACGGTGAATGATGGGGGGGATCTGGACTTTGAGCAACAGTCGGTGTTCAGCTTTGCGATCGAGATAGCGGGGGATCAGGGTTTCCGGCAAACCGTCTTTACCACCGTGACCCTGGAGGATCGCCAGGATTTCGGCTTTGACACCAGCGAAGGCACCCCCCCCGGTCTCTTTTCCCTGGTGGAAGACACCACCCTGCAACTGTCGGTAACGGCCCACAGCACCCCCTACACCAGTGAAGTGGTGTTGTTTTTGGTGGATGATAGCCAGGGGCGGGTTAACGGCTTAATGGATTCGGATCCGGGCTATTTAGCGGCCCTGCTCCAGGATCCCGACCGCCTGCAAGTGGCCCTGTCGGTTTTGGCCAGTGATAACCCCAGTGGTCTGCCCAGTGATTTTAGTTTGGGGGAGTTTAGTCGGCTGCTGTCCCTGGCGGGGGGGGGCACGGTTGGGCTTTATGGTGGTGCAGGATGGCACCCTGGATGA